One window of the Deltaproteobacteria bacterium genome contains the following:
- a CDS encoding methyltransferase domain-containing protein: MVKPLLYIVVFISGAVLMALEIVGSRVLAPYFGSSIFVWGSLISVVMTALSIGYYWGGWLSAREPSYGKLLLLLVVPGVLIFFLPFIYPSVNEQIAMIDFGNRLNPLIACAALFLAPGIFLGAVSPYVIRLAATQLNTVGSTAGTLYAVSTGGSILGTLLTAFYLIPVLGVSNIIHALGITLVCLSLVVVPLIRLQRIPLSQAIATFSVLLGSLSMFGAPLAWAKTIMQKDTFYHRIRVEEDDEARYMYFDRTLQSAMTLKDPSALRLIYSRYTSLGFTFRPDAKKMLIIGVGGGSIPKKIQKEFPNIEIDAIDLDPEVIKIAKERFNVKETSHLRLHAQDGRLFLTRTQNLYDIILLDAYFTDATPFHLATKQFFELAQKKLTPNGIVVANLISAVTGPSGKIARAFVRTQRQVFPQIYIFAARRPENVSLDTIQNVIVIATRDKQRVDIKEIVKRASAIDKDLFPDPIQDVAVAYYDRALAEDVPILTDDYAPTDNLLNP, encoded by the coding sequence ATGGTGAAACCGCTACTCTATATCGTCGTCTTCATCAGCGGCGCGGTCTTGATGGCGTTAGAGATCGTCGGCAGCCGCGTGCTCGCGCCCTACTTCGGCAGCTCGATCTTTGTCTGGGGCAGCTTGATCTCGGTGGTCATGACCGCGCTCAGCATCGGTTACTACTGGGGCGGTTGGCTGTCGGCACGCGAGCCCTCCTACGGCAAATTGCTTTTGCTGCTGGTGGTGCCCGGCGTCCTGATTTTCTTTTTGCCGTTTATTTATCCGTCGGTGAACGAGCAGATCGCCATGATCGATTTCGGCAACCGGCTAAATCCGTTGATCGCTTGCGCCGCGCTGTTCTTGGCGCCGGGAATTTTCCTCGGCGCGGTCTCGCCCTACGTGATTCGCCTCGCCGCTACGCAATTGAATACCGTCGGCAGCACCGCCGGCACGCTGTACGCGGTGTCCACCGGCGGCAGCATCTTGGGCACGCTGCTCACCGCGTTCTATCTAATTCCCGTTCTCGGCGTCAGCAATATTATCCACGCCCTGGGTATTACGCTGGTGTGTTTGTCGTTAGTTGTAGTACCTTTGATCCGGTTGCAGCGAATTCCCTTGAGCCAAGCCATCGCCACCTTTTCGGTATTGCTCGGTTCGCTGAGCATGTTTGGAGCGCCGTTGGCTTGGGCAAAGACCATCATGCAAAAAGATACTTTCTACCATCGCATCCGCGTCGAAGAAGACGACGAAGCGCGCTACATGTACTTCGACCGTACGTTGCAAAGCGCCATGACCTTGAAAGATCCGAGCGCCTTGCGGCTGATTTACTCGCGCTACACCTCCTTGGGATTTACTTTCCGGCCCGATGCCAAGAAAATGCTCATCATCGGCGTCGGCGGCGGCTCGATCCCGAAAAAAATCCAGAAAGAATTTCCCAACATTGAAATCGACGCCATCGACCTCGATCCCGAAGTGATCAAGATCGCCAAGGAGCGCTTCAACGTCAAGGAAACCAGTCATCTGCGGCTGCACGCCCAGGACGGCCGGCTGTTTCTCACTCGCACGCAGAACTTGTACGATATAATTTTACTCGACGCCTACTTCACCGACGCCACGCCGTTTCATCTGGCGACCAAGCAGTTTTTCGAACTGGCGCAGAAAAAGCTCACGCCCAACGGCATCGTCGTGGCCAATTTGATCAGCGCCGTCACCGGCCCGTCGGGCAAGATCGCGCGCGCCTTCGTGCGCACCCAGCGCCAAGTGTTTCCGCAGATTTATATTTTCGCCGCGCGCCGCCCGGAGAACGTCAGTCTCGACACGATCCAGAACGTCATCGTCATCGCCACCCGCGACAAACAGCGCGTCGACATCAAAGAGATCGTCAAACGCGCCAGCGCCATCGACAAAGATCTTTTCCCCGATCCGATCCAAGACGTCGCCGTCGCCTATTACGACCGGGCCCTGGCTGAAGACGTGCCGATTCTCACCGATGACTACGCGCCGACGGATAATCTGCTCAATCCTTAG
- a CDS encoding matrixin family metalloprotease: MTTRRRIICSILSAGVLSACALFNHATPERVVRVKLLADVAFRARNPEWQSEARGLIEATSDYYEREFNIRLVSQNVAAWPERERMSSTPQLLSRLQKDFSAPSADYDVIVAFSGENVSRYLTAGRPRVDRVGECIRGLSQYMIVPTAKIFRYGGLNREPEPDVITLIHEFGHVFGAEHVDDNQSLMHENYGYRTEFDAKNRAAIVKNKFCLFAK; encoded by the coding sequence ATGACTACGCGCCGACGGATAATCTGCTCAATCCTTAGCGCCGGCGTTCTCTCCGCCTGCGCGCTTTTCAACCACGCCACGCCCGAGCGCGTCGTCCGCGTCAAGCTGCTCGCCGACGTCGCCTTTCGCGCGAGAAATCCCGAGTGGCAGAGCGAAGCGCGCGGCCTTATCGAAGCGACCTCGGACTACTACGAGCGCGAGTTCAACATTCGTCTAGTCAGTCAAAACGTCGCCGCATGGCCGGAGCGCGAACGCATGAGTTCCACGCCGCAACTGCTAAGCCGCTTGCAAAAAGATTTTTCCGCGCCGAGCGCCGACTATGACGTGATCGTCGCCTTCAGCGGCGAAAACGTCAGCCGCTATCTCACCGCCGGCCGGCCGCGGGTCGACCGAGTCGGCGAGTGTATACGAGGCTTGAGCCAGTACATGATCGTGCCCACTGCGAAAATTTTTCGCTACGGCGGTTTGAACCGCGAGCCCGAGCCCGATGTGATCACGCTGATTCATGAATTCGGCCATGTCTTCGGCGCCGAACATGTCGACGACAATCAATCGCTGATGCATGAGAACTACGGCTACCGCACCGAGTTCGACGCCAAGAACCGCGCGGCAATAGTGAAAAATAAATTCTGCCTATTTGCCAAATAG